One genomic region from Doryrhamphus excisus isolate RoL2022-K1 chromosome 14, RoL_Dexc_1.0, whole genome shotgun sequence encodes:
- the LOC131101393 gene encoding polyhomeotic-like protein 1 yields METEGEKKQQQEPSANESNASGTSARPSAMNSMSLYERQAVQALQALQRQPHAAQYFQQLMLQQHINKAQLQNLAAVQQASLAAGRPPGPSSGGSAQTASSSAASVTSGSTSPASSRPVGVSATTTISQSVLLSGGPGGRGQMYLRVNRSLRAPISSQLIFMPGNTATAAVATVPQLPQPRKQEVVATSSSSCQTDGDQVQNLAVRGVSGAKVVKTEKSDAAAYSLVQSTPQTPNKASQLQPPPIKIPTYPQPTNLKAPPPSSSSGSASSSVPLSQLLLHGARTLATGTAPPAAAHALVLTSTAASQARAYPVGTATIKPAVSAQTLVVQPLQKSSLGGDKLGHGNGPVPIQPKTLQGLRLPLQLPSRNPPPIMPAPPPASSTVQTPHIPIQIVGARQSTLGNGQALALARGGCGQEGAAILASSSSLLTMVASIASRESGVIGAGLGVKALSQETPPLPLTSKVGSQSQNGPLTVSPASSQSATVSSPASLLPRAPLATNGDSADSPTAQVKNATGSLKRKLEEDAPSPPKLLPIKDGVSARAPVSMETVSAPPPAPPSLPVSRGACGRREKAPPPQAVVKPHVLTHLIEGFVIQEGAEPFPVCGPIKDSAGEDESVTTETVLECEYCKKYAPASQFRGSKRFCSILCAKRYNVSFRLRVRQARDCNPLPRQGHLSHSDDEGGAARRRVPRRTSSEIASAKIAGRPLPVTRRSESSRSDTESSGEEDEDNPVSLSPASCHAKETSTLSCPPSSPTHWSVDQVSQFISSLQGCEELASHFMSQEIDGQALLLLKEEHLVSTMNIKLGPALKICAHINNLRD; encoded by the exons ATGGAGACGGAAGGAgaaaagaagcagcagcaggagcCGTCGGCCAATGAGAGCAATGCGTCTGGAACGAGTGCCCGCCCCTCTGCCATGAACTCCATGTCTCTGTATGAAAGACAGGCTGTGCAG GCCCTGCAGGCGCTCCAGAGGCAACCGCACGCCGCTCAGTACTTCCAGCAGCTGATGCTGCAGCAGCACATCAACAAGGCGCAGCTGCAGAACCTGGCAGCCGTGCAGCAG GCGAGTCTGGCTGCGGGTCGTCCGCCCGGCCCATCCAGCGGTGGCTCCGCTCAGACCGCTAGCTCCTCAGCA gCCAGCGTGACGTCTGGTTCCACCTCCCCAGCCAGCAGCCGCCCCGTCGGCGTCTCAGCAACGACCACCATCAGCCAGTCGGTTCTGCTGAGTGGGGGGCCTGGGGGACGGGGACAAATGTATCTGAGG GTCAACCGCTCTCTGAGAGCGCCCATCTCCTCGCAGCTCATTTTCATGCCCGGGAACACGGCGACCGCTGCTGTGGCGACCGTCCCTCAGCTGCCTCAGCctcggaaacaggaagtagtggcCACATCCTCCTCCAGCTGTCAAACTGATGGCGATCAG GTCCAGAACCTGGCTGTTCGGGGCGTGTCCGGTGCAAAAGTTGTCAAGACTGAGAAGAGCGATGCAG ctgcctACTCGCTGGTCCAGTCCACCCCCCAGACTCCCAACAAAGCCAGTCAGCTTCAGCCGCCCCCCATCAAAATCCCTACCTATCCTCAGCCCACCAACCTCAAAGCACCCCCTCCTTCGTCCTCTTctggctccgcctcctcctctgtCCCTCTCTCACAACTTTTGCTTCACGGGGCCCGGACCCTCGCCACAGGGACTGCGCCCCCCGCTGCAGCACATGCTCTGGTCCTCACATCCACCGCGGCGTCGCAGGCACGCGCGTACCCAGTCGGCACGGCGACCATCAAGCCGGCGGTGAGCGCTCAGACGTTAGTGGTGCAACCTCTGCAGAAGAGCTCATTGGGCGGGGACAAACTGGGTCACGGCAACGGTCCCGTTCCCATCCAGCCTAAAACTCTTCAGGGTCTGCGCCTGCCCCTGCAGCTACCTTCCAGAAACCCCCCTCCTATCATGCCGGCTCCGCCACCAGCCAGCAGCACCGTCCAGACGCCACACATCCCCATACAGATCGTGGGCGCCAGGCAGAGCACGCTGGGAAATGGCCAGGCGTTAGCCTTAGCCCGGGGGGGATGCGGACAGGAAGGGGCCGCCATCCTCGCCAGCTCATCCAGCCTGCTCACCATGGTGGCGTCCATTGCCTCTAGAGAGAGCGGGGTCATTGGTGCAGGGCTGGGTGTGAAGGCTCTGTCCCAAGagacccccccactccccctgACCTCTAAAGTTGGCAGTCAGAGTCAGAATGGACCCCTCACTGTAAGCCCCGCCTCCTCTCAGTCTGCTACGGTCTCCTCTCCTGCTTCCTTGCTTCCCCGTGCCCCCCTGGCGACCAATGGCGACTCAGCGGACAGTCCGACAGCGCAG GTAAAAAACGCGACCGGCTCACTCAAACGCAAGTTGGAGGAAgatgccccctcccccccgaAGCTGCTTCCCATTAAAGATGGCGTCTCGGCTCGCGCCcctgtttccatggaaacag TCTCCGCCCCTCCTCCAGCCCCACCCTCCCTGCCAGTGTCACGGGGGGCCTGTGGTCGAAGAGAGAAGGCTCCTCCCCCTCAAGCCGTGGTTAAACCGCACGTCCTCACGCACCTCATCGAGGGCTTTGTCATCCAGGAAGGGGCGGAGCCTTTCCCT GTGTGTGGACCAATCAAAGACTCAGCAGGGGAGGATGAGTCTGTTACCACGGAAACGG TGTTGGAGTGCGAGTACTGTAAGAAGTACGCCCCCGCCAGCCAGTTCCGAGGAAGTAAAAGGTTTTGCTCCATTTTGTGTGCcaagag GTACAACGTCAGCTTCAGGCTTCGTGTGCGGCAGGCCCGGGACTGCAACCCGCTCCCCCGTCAAGGTCACCTGTCCCACTCGGACGACGAAGGAGGCGCGGCCAGGAGGAGGGTTCCTCGCAGGACCAGCTCGGAGATAGCGAGCGCCAAGATAGCGGGAAGGCCGCTTCCTGTCACG CGCCGCTCCGAGTCCAGCCGCTCAGACACGGAGTCCAGCGGCGAGGAGGACGAGGACAACCCCGTGTCTCTCTCGCCCGCCTCCTGCCACGCCAAGGAGACTTCCACCCTCAGCTGCCCGCCTTCAAGCCCCACCCACTGGAGCGTTGACCAAGTGTCGCAGTTTATTTCCTCGTTACAAG GCTGCGAGGAGCTGGCCTCACACTTCATGTCTCAGGAGATTGACGGACAGGCCCTGCTGCTGCTGAAGGAGGAGCACCTCGTCTCCACCATGAACATCAAGTTGGGCCCCGCCCTCAAGATCTGCGCTCACATCAACAACCTGAGGGACTGA
- the slc2a3a gene encoding solute carrier family 2, facilitated glucose transporter member 3a, whose translation MEGQEKQVTGYLLFSLATAVIGSLQFGYNTGVINAPEQKLRSFFNDTWMERYGQPIDPDMCTIVWSVTVAIFSVGGMVGSFSVGVMANRFGRRRSMFLVNILAVIGGLLMGFSTVCSSYEMVIAGRLVIGLFCGLFTGLTPMYVGEVSPTPLRGAFGTLHQLGVVVGILIAQIFGLEFLLGSFKLWPLLLALTVAPAVLQCILLPFCPESPRFLLINLKQEEQARKALVRLRGSEDVSRDLQEMKEESNKMALEKKVTIPELFRSPAYRQPLLIAVMLQLSQQLSGINAVFYYSTGIFSSAGVKQPIFATIGAGIVNTIFTVVSLFLVEKAGRRTLHLLGLGGMAVSAVLMTVSLLMTDIAAMSYVAIFAVMVFVAMFELGPGPIPWFIVAELFSQGPRPAAMAVAGCCNWTSNFLVGISFPKLEELCGPWVFLIFTAFLIIFFIFTFLKVPETKGKTFDEIARSFSSAPPPASASEAALPASACATGEAGSTLAKENVPLVEPTKTSSQKAETTPLEDKPTESV comes from the exons ATGGAAGGACAG GAGAAGCAGGTGACAGGTTACCTCCTGTTCTCGCTGGCCACGGCCGTCATCGGATCATTGCAGTTTGGTTACAACACAGGAGTCATCAATGCACCCGAGCAG AAACTTCGCTCTTTCTTCAACGACACATGGATGGAGCGTTACGGCCAGCCCATCGACCCGGACATGTGCACTATAGTCTGGAGCGTCACGGTGGCCATCTTTAGTGTAGGCGGCATGGTGGGCTCCTTCAGTGTGGGCGTCATGGCCAACCGATTTGGCAG GAGGCGCTCCATGTTCCTGGTCAACATCCTGGCAGTGATAGGCGGCTTGCTCATGGGCTTCTCCACCGTCTGCTCCTCTTACGAGATGGTGATCGCCGGCCGCTTGGTCATCGGCCTTTTCTGCGGCCTCTTCACAGGCCTGACCCCCATGTACGTGGGCGAGGTGTCGCCCACTCCGCTCAGGGGGGCCTTTGGCACTTTGCACCAGCTGGGCGTGGTGGTGGGCATCCTGATCGCCCAG ATCTTCGGCCTGGAGTTTCTGCTGGGCTCGTTCAAGCTGTGGCCCCTGCTGCTGGCCCTCACTGTGGCCCCCGCCGTGCTGCAGTGCATCCTGCTGCCCTTCTGCCCCGAGAGCCCCCGCTTCCTGCTCATCAACCTCAAGCAGGAGGAGCAGGCACGCAAAG CGCTGGTGCGTCTACGCGGGAGCGAGGACGTGAGCAGAGACCTTCAGGAGATGAAGGAGGAGAGCAACAAGATGGCTCTGGAGAAGAAGGTGACCATCCCGGAGCTTTTCCGCTCGCCTGCCTACCGCCAGCCGCTCCTCATCGCCGTCATGCTGCAGCTGTCCCAGCAGCTATCTGGCATCAACGCG GTCTTCTACTATTCCACGGGCATCTTCAGCTCGGCCGGCGTCAAGCAGCCCATCTTCGCCACCATCGGCGCCGGCATCGTCAACACCATCTTCACGGTCGTCTCG CTCTTCCTGGTGGAGAAGGCGGGGCGGAGGACGCTGCACCTCCTGGGCCTGGGCGGCATGGCAGTGAGCGCTGTGCTCATGACGGTCTCTCTGCTGATG ACGGACATCGCCGCCATGAGCTACGTGGCTATCTTTGCTGTCATGGTGTTTGTCGCCATGTTTGAACTGGGTCCCGGTCCCATCCCGTGGTTTATCGTGGCAGAGCTCTTCTCGCAGGGGCCGCGCCCGGCGGCCATGGCTGTGGCGGGCTGCTGCAACTGGACGTCCAACTTCCTGGTTGGGATAAGCTTCCCCAAACTGGAG GAACTGTGCGGTCCGTGGGTCTTCCTGATCTTCACCGCCTtcctcatcatcttcttcatcttcacTTTCCTCAAAGTCCCAGAGACCAAAGGCAAGACCTTCGACGAGATCGCCCGCAGCTTCAGTAGCGCCCCTCCTCCCGCATCCGCATCCGAAGCAGCACTGCCCGCCAGCGCCTGTGCCACTGGAGAAGCGGGCAGCACGCTGGCCAAGGAGAATGTCCCCCTGGTGGAGCCCACCAAGACCTCGTCACAGAAGGCTGAAACCACACCCCTGGAGGATAAGCCCACGGAGAGCGTGTAG
- the LOC131101394 gene encoding neuronal pentraxin-1-like, which yields MARDVGLLSLDTARQLSGTTLVSYLALRSLLVSYFLSCSAVSASLLGAEHDYGISPKFVCIPIPPEADPSCYSPPSVPHGLNGHTNGHTNGHTNGHTNGHTNGHNGSNRRVVISDEAKATILHLRESLVRQKETILDQRETIRELTAKLTLCEGFGGHHGNGHHDSHHDDHHDDHHDEHLGHHGGQHTPSHHGSYHSTDHHFSHGSHRPDLHHREGSSYGKHTSFSPEQTGKTLQTLKERLENLQQARNSSSSYSSSLRELLQRKINALEEQLHSYYRDHHDGHHDDHHDDHRDGDHHADHHNNGHHEDHHESHRGNHHGARHYNHHADHRTRHRDHHPDSHDLHNGRRYGRYGSHHDDLHGHRDDHHGDRHEDHHGGDHHEDHHEDHHGGDRHDDHHEGHPGVDHHDDHHEDHHGGAHRDDHHAGDHLPRRLPFSSKETSPRSSGHGKLETVLSQLHHGHSDYGSHKKLKSSSAFLLDFPMRTNYMYARMKRSLVTEIFALTVCLRLKGGAGPGVGTPFSYAVPGQANELVLMEWGSNPMELLINDKAVTLPVTMTDRKWHHLCVTWSTRDGVWEVYQDGARKGSGQNLSAWHAIKPGGMFLLGQEQDTMGGRFDVTQSFMGEMSDLQFWSRVLTPAEIYSQATCGGHLVGDIVAWEQESVELHGGLAEFPFDPCH from the exons ATGGCGAGAGATGTCGGTCTTCTGAGTCTTGACACTGCAAGGCAACTGAGTGGCACCACCTTGGTGTCCTACCTTGCCTTACGCTCTCTGCTTGTCAGCTATTTCCTGTCCTGCTCGGCGGTGTCAGCGAGCTTGCTCGGCGCTGAGCACGACTACGGCATTAGCCCCAAATTTGTTTGCATTCCTATCCCCCCCGAAGCGGACCCCAGCTGCTATTCCCCACCCAGCGTGCCCCACGGACTCAACGGCCACACCAACGGCCACACCAACGGCCACACCAACGGCCACACCAACGGCCACACCAACGGCCACAATGGCAGCAACCGCAGAGTGGTGATATCTGACGAGGCCAAAGCCACCATCCTGCACCTGCGGGAGAGCCTGGTGAGGCAGAAGGAGACCATCCtggaccagcgggagaccatcaGGGAGCTCACCGCCAAGCTCACCTTGTGTGAGGGCTTTggtggtcaccatggcaacggccATCACGACAGCCATCATGATGACCACCATGATGACCACCACGATGAGCACCTTGGCCACCATGGCGGCCAACACACGCCGTCGCATCACGGATCGTACCACAGCACCGATCACCACTTCTCCCACGGCAGCCACAGGCCGGACCTCCATCACAGGGAGGGGTCATCATACGGCAAACACACATCCTTCTCACCGGAGCAGACCGGCAAGACGCTGCAGACACTGAAGGAGCGACTGGAGAACCTGCAG CAGGCGAGGAACTCCTCCAGCTCCTACTCCAGCTCCCTGAGAGAACTTCTCCAACGGAAGATCAACGCTCTGGAGGAGCAGCTGCACAGCTACTACAGGGACCACCATGACGGTCATCACGACGACCACCATGACGACCACCGAGATGGTGACCACCATGCCGATCACCACAACAACGGTCATCACGAGGACCACCACGAAAGCCACCGCGGCAATCACCACGGGGCGCGTCACTACAACCACCATGCCGACCACAGAACTCGCCATCGTGATCATCACCCTGACTCCCACGACTTGCACAACGGCCGGCGTTACGGTCGCTACGGCAGCCACCACGACGACCTCCATGGCCACCGTGACGATCACCACGGCGACCGTCACGAAGACCACCACGGTGGCGACCACCATGAAGACCATCATGAAGATCACCACGGTGGCGACCGCCATGACGACCACCATGAGGGTCACCCGGGTGTCGATCACCACGACGACCATCACGAAGATCACCACGGCGGCGCTCACCGTGACGACCATCACGCCGGCGATCACCTACCTCGACGACTTCCTTTCAGCAGCAAAGAGACGAGCCCTCGGAGCAGCGGACACGGCAAACTGGAGACCGTCCTCAGCCAGCTTCACCACGGCCACTCGGACTACG GAAGCCACAAGAAGCTGAAGAGTTCCAGCGCGTTCCTGCTGGACTTCCCCATGAGGACCAACTACATGTACGCCAGGATGAAGCGCTCCCTGGTCACAGAGATCTTCGCCCTCACGGTCTGCCTGCGCCTCAAAGGGGGCGCCGGTCCCGGTGTGGGCACGCCCTTCTCCTACGCGGTGCCGGGCCAGGCCAACGAACTGGTGCTCATGGAGTGGGGCTCCAACCCAATGGAGCTGCTCATCAACGACAAG GCGGTCACGTTGCCAGTGACCATGACTGACAGGAAATGGCATCACCTGTGTGTGACGTGGTCGACGCGTGACGGCGTCTGGGAGGTCTACCAGGACGGTGCGAGGAAGGGCTCGGGTCAGAACCTTTCCGCCTGGCACGCCATCAAACCAGGAGGGATGTTTCTTTTGGGACAGGAGCAG GACACCATGGGGGGACGCTTTGATGTCACACAGTCCTTCATGGGAGAAATGTCCGACCTACAGTTCTGGTCCAGAGTCCTGACCCCTGCTGAGATCTACAGTCAAGCCACATGTGGGGGTCACCTGGTGGGGGACATTGTGGCCTGGGAGCAGGAATCAGTGGAGCTCCATGGCGGCCTCGCCGAGTTCCCCTTTGACCCCTGCCACTGA
- the LOC131101400 gene encoding voltage-dependent calcium channel gamma-6 subunit-like, with protein MWSTFLVTDEEGRGVGPAAAGTVGGAAQGGGAQGMGGLTGLMSGRSTFGGNKRRRPGHTMTEAQEGKIKLAFFVAIVGVVLTVLGVGTEFWVELAPPKSFYDNQTCPAVHLGLWKRCTKTLSVADIDPDRESCGPTELPGESNCTYFKFFTTGENAIVFHKTTHKNLNVAAAMLSLFSLVLMVMGAICISMALSKEIVFFLKPASVCFFLSGVLVLLALLVFQQAVWALLASDQSVPVHHEFLWSVSCLGCAGAILIVGGMLFLLLALPCSPWQRCLPHRDSSS; from the exons ATGTGGTCGACCTTCCTGGTGACGGACGAGGAGGGCCGCGGCGTGGGCCCGGCCGCCGCCGGCACAGTTGGAGGGGCCGCCCAGGGAGGCGGGGCTCAGGGCATGGGGGGCCTGACCGGCCTCATGAGCGGACGCAGCACATTCGGAGGCAACAAGCGACGCAGGCCGGGACACACCATGACGGAGGCCCAGGAAGGAAAG ATCAAATTGGCCTTCTTCGTGGCCATCGTGGGCGTGGTCCTGACGGTCCTGGGGGTGGGCACCGAGTTCTGGGTGGAGCTGGCACCTCCAAAGAGTTTCTACGACAACCAG ACGTGTCCGGCGGTCCACTTGGGCCTGTGGAAGCGATGCACCAAGACGCTGTCTGTGGCCGACATTGACCCGGACAGAGAGAGTTGCGGACCCACCGAGCTGCCTGGAG AATCCAACTGCACCTACTTCAAGTTCTTCACCACGGGGGAGAACGCCATCGTGTTCCACAAGACGACGCACAAGA ACCTGAATGTGGCCGCGGCCATGTTGTCCCTCTTCAGCTTGGTGCTGATGGTGATGGGTGCCATCTGCATCAGCATGGCGCTCAGCAAGGAGATCGTCTTCTTCCTCAAGCCGGCGTCTGTTTGCTTCTTCCTGTCAG GTGTCCTGGTCCTCCTGGCCCTGCTGGTCTTCCAACAGGCGGTCTGGGCTCTCCTGGCCAGCGACCAGTCTGTCCCCGTCCATCACGAGTTCCTGTGGTCCGTGTCCTGCCTGGGCTGCGCGGGGGCCATCCTCATCGTGGGCGGGATGCTCTTCCTGCTCCTGGCGCTGCCTTGCAGCCCCTGGCAGAGGTGCCTGCCTCACAGGGACAGCAGCAGCTAG
- the LOC131101396 gene encoding voltage-dependent calcium channel gamma-4 subunit-like, which translates to METKSRNVPSELSFLPRPALVWCERGIQVLLTTMGAFAAFALMTVAIGTDYWLYARAFICNSTANSSSSQDDSTSNKDKKDPGALTHSGLWRICCLEGLKRGVCSQINHFPDDADYDQDAAEYLLRVVRASSIFPILSAVLLLLGGVCVASSGFSKSKRNVILGGGILFVAAGLSNIIGVIVYISAALSDISPKKDEDKKWHYSYGWSFYFGGLSFILAEMVGVLAVNIYIEKNKELRCRSRADLFKSTTHAMLRLPSYRFRRRSRSSSRSTDPPRSQENSPVGTSKTFSLPPSAPPFSVATLPNPHHSGGGGGGGGDISMYTLSRDSKLGSLGGGAPPLYGTVDRATLYQLHNYFPKDGTGGGSGGGAPISSGTLPSHSKSNLAAAAQNTAPLNSSSSAVPATPQAPMSTATMERDRGNVGTLDRLTAKRDRDSNSDTLNRKTTPV; encoded by the exons ATGGAGACAAAAAGCAGGAACGTGCCttcag AGCTCAGCTTCCTGCCCCGCCCGGCGCTGGTTTGGTGCGAGCGAGGCATTCAGGTGCTGCTAACCACCATGGGAGCCTTTGCCGCCTTCGCCCTGATGACCGTGGCCATCGGCACCGACTACTGGCTGTACGCTCGCGCCTTCATCTGCAACAGCACGGCCAACTCGTCCTCATCGCAGGACGACAGCACCAGCAACAAGGACAAGAAGGACCCGGGGGCGCTCACGCACTCTGGCCTGTGGAGGATCTGCTGCCTGGAGG gctTGAAGCGAGGTGTGTGTTCCCAGATCAATCATTTCCCGGACGACGCAGACTACGACCAAGACGCTGCCGAATATCTGCTGC gTGTGGTGCGGGCGTCCAGCATTTTCCCCATCCTGAGCGCCgtgttgctgctgctgggcGGCGTGTGCGTGGCTTCCAGCGGCTTCTCCAAGAGCAAGAGGAACGTCATCCTGGGAGGCGGGATTCTTTTTGTGGCCGCCG GCCTCAGCAACATCATCGGCGTGATTGTGTACATCTCGGCGGCGCTCAGCGACATTTCTCCCAAGAAGGACGAAGACAAGAAGTGGCACTACTCGTACGGGTGGTCCTTCTACTTCGGCGGTCTCTCGTTCATCCTGGCGGAGATGGTGGGCGTGCTGGCGGTCAACATCTACATCGAGAAGAACAAAGAGCTGCGTTGTCGCTCTCGCGCCGACCTCTTCAAGAGTACCACGCACGCCATGTTGCGTCTGCCCAGCTATCGCTTCCGGCGACGCTCACGCTCCAGCTCGCGCTCCACCGACCCGCCCCGCTCGCAGGAGAACTCTCCTGTCGGCACCTCCAAAACCTTCAGCCTGCCGCCGTCTGCACCCCCGTTCTCCGTCGCCACCCTCCCGAACCCGCATCACAGCGGCGGAGGTGGCGGTGGGGGGGGCGACATCTCCATGTACACTCTGTCCAGGGACTCCAAGCTTGGCAGCCTCGGCGGGGGTGCCCCGCCACTCTACGGCACGGTGGACCGCGCCACGCTCTACCAGCTCCACAACTATTTCCCCAAGGATGGCACTGGGGGGGGCAGCGGTGGAGGGGCGCCCATCAGCAGCGGCACGCTCCCCTCTCACTCCAAGTCCAACCTGGCGGCCGCCGCCCAAAACACAGCCCCGCTGAATAGCTCCTCGTCGGCCGTCCCTGCCACGCCCCAGGCTCCCATGTCCACCGCCACCATGGAGAGGGACAGGGGCAACGTGGGAACCCTGGACCGCCTGACGGCCAAGAGGGACCGGGACAGCAACTCGGACACACTCAACAGGAAAACCACGCCGGTTTAA
- the cacng7a gene encoding calcium channel, voltage-dependent, gamma subunit 7a — protein MSSFSTRALTLLSSMFGACGLLLVGVAVSTDYWLLMEEGVVLQQNQTTEVKMALHSGLWRVCFVAGPEKGRCVASEYFSEPEIEITTENTANILKMVRTATPFPVVSLLFVFIAFIISTIGHLQPQRTILAFVSGIFFILSGLSLVVGLVLYISSINDEVMNRPREAEQFFHYRYGWSFALAASSFLLKEGAGVMSVYLFMKRYAEEEVYRPHPALYRPRMSDCSDYSGQFLHPDSWPPPQRARSASDVSSDISIQLNQATPSRVQAAQATPSSSSGPSSSASYHLQPASSYPHPLHQSTASALQRASHPHMGYHLPMAAPPAAILPPRYHTHMRLSASPC, from the exons ATGAGTTCCTTCAGCACGCGGGCGTTGACGCTGTTGTCGTCCATGTTTGGAGCGTGCGGGCTGCTGTTGGTGGGCGTGGCCGTGTCCACAGACTATTGGCTGCTGATGGAGGAGGGCGTGGTCCTGCAGCAGAACCAGACCACCGAGGTCAAGATGGCGCTGCACTCGGGCCTGTGGCGCGTCTGCTTTGTGGCGG GACCCGAGAAGGGCCGCTGCGTGGCGTCTGAGTACTTCAGCGAGCCTGAGATCGAGATCACCACAGAGAACACGGCCAACATTCTCA AAATGGTGCGCACGGCCACGCCCTTCCCGGTGGTGTCGCTGCTCTTCGTCTTCATCGCCTTCATCATCAGCACCATCGGTCACCTCCAGCCTCAGCGGACCATCCTGGCCTTTGTGTCCGGAATATTCTTCATCCTGTCTG GTCTGAGCCTGGTGGTGGGCCTGGTCTTGTACATTTCCAGCATCAACGATGAAGTGATGAATCGACCCAGAGAGGCTGAGCAGTTCTTCCACTATCGCTACGGCTGGTCCTTCGCCCTCGCCGCCTCCTCCTTCCTGCTCAAAGAG GGTGCAGGCGTGATGTCAGTGTACCTCTTCATGAAGCGCTACGCGGAGGAGGAGGTGTACAGGCCGCACCCCGCCCTCTACCGCCCCCGCATGTCCGACTGCAGTGACTACAGCGGTCAGTTCCTCCATCCCGACTCGTGGCCCCCGCCCCAGCGTGCCCGCAGCGCCTCCGACGTCTCCTCGGACATCTCCATCCAGCTCAACCAAGCCACGCCCAGTCGGGTCCAGGCTGCTCAGGCCacgccttcctcctcctcggggCCCTCTTCTTCCGCCAGCTACCACCTCCAGCCAGCCTCCTCCTACCCCCATCCCCTCCATCAGTCCACCGCATCCGCTCTCCAGCGGGCATCTCACCCCCACATGGGCTATCACCTGCCCATGGCGGCCCCGCCCGCCGCCATTTTGCCACCACGGTATCACACGCACATGCGGCTGAGCGCCTCGCCGTGCTAG